The sequence below is a genomic window from Chitinophagales bacterium.
ACAGGGACTTCGAAACTTATTTGAGTTCGGTCAGCAAGATTCCATTTCGCCTTTTTTAATTGCGGGTCAATGAGGTTGTAGCGAACCTCTGCTTCGTTGAGCTGTGAAAAGTCAATCATTTAATGAAGAAATCAAGTGCTTTTACTAGCATCATCTTTACGTTTTATAAACATTGATTCTACTAAAAACTTATCTCTAAATATGGTTTAAATTACCCCTTCGTCATACGCTATCTCACCGTGTATCGCTGCATCGAGGCCAGTATCTTCATCCTCCCCGGAAACACGCACACGGGTTACCAGGTTAATGGCTGCAAGCATGCAGTAGGTAAAGATGAAGGCATAGACCGCAGAGCCGATGGCTGCGGCCACCTGCTTGATGAAGAAGGTTGCATTCCCTGCCATAAGTCCCTGAGCGCCAGCAGGATTAACTGCTGTAGTTGCAAATATTCCCAGCATAATTATTCCAACGACTCCGCCCATGCCATGCACACCCCAGACGTCGAGCGCATCGTCCCAGCCAACGCGGTTTTTAATATGGACTGCCAGGTAACAGATCATGCCTGATGCAATACCAATAATCACCGCCGAGCTTAGGGAAACATAACCTGCAGCAGGCGTTATGGTGGCAAGTCCTGCCACGGCGCCGGTCAGCAACCCTACAAATTTCGGTTTCTTTGAGGTAGACCATTCGATGATCAGCCACGTGATTGCTGCAAAGGAAGCCGCAACATCTGTGTTTAAAAATGCCAGTCCCGTAATGGCATTTACATCAAGCGCGCTGCCTGCATTAAAGCCATACCATCCGAACCAGAGCAGCCCTGTACCGAGCGCAATAAGCGGAATGCTGTTGGGCTTGTTCTCCGTGTTCCTTCTCTTCCCAACATAAATAACAGAGGCTAATGCAGCGAATCCGGCAATGGCATGTACAACGATGCCTCCTGCAAAATCAAGCACACCCCATTTAGCGAGCAGCCCTCCACCCCAGATCATATGCACAAAAGGATAATAAACGAGCAGCTGCCACATGACCAGGAAGATAAGATATGCCTTAAATGTAACGCGGTTTATGAAGGCGCCGGTGATGAGCGCAGGCGTGATGATTGCAAACATCATCTGGTACGCCATGAAGACAAACTCCGGAAGTTTTGGATTTCCTGAAAAGGCAGAATTCAAAGTAACTCCTGCCATCATTGCCTTATCGAGGTTACCAATAATTCCTCCTTCCCCGCCACTGAAGCACAGGGAGTAACCGACAAAATACCAGAGGATGGTAGTGATGCCCATGGAGACGAAGCTCTGGATCATAATGCCGAGGATGTTTCTCTTACCGGCGAGACCTCCGTAAAAGAATGCGAGTCCGGGTGTCATCAGCATTACGAGGCTGGTTGCTAAGAGCATGAAGCCGGTGATGCCACTGTCGAATGTTGTTTGCATGAGCGTAAAGTTTAGAGTTTGGAGTTTTAGGTTATGCAACAGATGCCTTAAATGGAGATGAATATATATATAATCAGAAATTTTCCTGATTTCTTTTTGCACAGGTATTTTAAGCTATCCTTTCTTTAAAAAGAATTGCTTCCAAACAGTTTTCGAAGATTTTAACTGAATAGTCTAAATGTTTTTGATTACAGAGCATTAATTTGATTTTCAGTTGTTCACAATTGGAAGTTAACCGAATAGAAAATCGACAGCAATGAAAAGTATGGTGGTCCACCTGGTCTCAGTGGTAATATTATTCAATCCTAAAACACCTATCAGTCAAACTTCATATGATAAAGAAATTATTGCCGGTCACATACCTGATTTCAAACAGTGTACGCAGGCGAAACAATATCTTTCCATTAATAAAAACAATGAGGTTTCATAAGAAGCGGCTATAAAGCAGGATCGATTTATTCTACTGCCGCTATTTCTAAAGATGTAATAATCATCAGCAGTGCAGATGGATGGCTCTATTGTTTAAAAAGACTATAGCGGTATTTTCTAATCAGTATATCATCTTATCCGCATCTTTATTATATCGCAATATTTAAATACTTTACAGAAAAGATTGTGCATGAAAAAGTTTCTTAGGAATAATGGGCTTTCATTGGTGTTCCTGGTGCTTTTTGTTTTAGCAATGGCTGGACAATCTTATACCGGGTTAAAACAGTATAACAGCGAATTGCAGGAAACGGGCAGGCAGCAGGTTAAACTTCTTGAATACTTTAGTTCTGGTCACTTCTTTGAATCAACATTTGAGAATTGGGAGAGTGAATTTTTGCAGATGGGTTTATTTGTTGTCCTAAGCATTTTTCTGTATCAAAAAGGATCTTCGGAATCGAAGGATCCGGATAAAGACGAAGATGTAAATCGGGAGCCAAATCCCCTGCGAAAGAACGTTCCCTGGCCGGTAAAGAAAGGTGGATTAATACTTTACGTGTATACGTATTCACTTTCCATCACCTTTTTTCTCTTTTTTGTCTTGTCGTTTTTGTTACACTGGTATGGAAGCATGACGGACTATAATGAGGAACAGGCATTTAAAGGTTCGCAAACGCAAAGTGCATGGCAATACCTCGGCAACTCGAAGTTATGGTTCGAATCTTTTCAAAACTGGCAAAGTGAATTCTTATCTATATTAGGCATTGTTATCTTTTCTATTTTTCTAAGGCAAAAGGGTTCTCCACAGTCCAAGCCTATAGATGCGCCCAATAGTGAAACGGGCGACTAATATGGTAGTGATTCCGGCACTTCCATAATTGATAATTTGGGAATAAGCTGAACTTCCGGAGAAAAAAAATGAAGCGTTTAATCGAAAGGATTTTGAATGCAACGAATCTTTTCGGACTTTCATCCATGTAAGGAACTCTTACAAACCATCCCGTGGCAGTGTGCAGATTCTTCCATGTATATCACTCGTTTGTTTGCAGATTTTTATTTTCTGTACTGCTGATCTTTTTTATCCATGGAGCAACTGCTCAAACCTATTTTCAATTTTCATCTAACACACACAGAGCCACCATACCCTTTAAATTCTACCGTAACCTTATCATTGTTCCGGTTATAGTAAACGGGCACGGTCCTTACAATTTTGTGCTTGATTCCGGCGTCGGCATATCTACCATTACAGATCCAGATCTGATTGGTGAGCTGAATCTGCAACTTGGTAAAAAAATTACTATACGCGGACTCGGTGATCAGCAGCCAGCAGTTGCTTATTTAAGCTCGGGAATTATAGTTGCCATGCAATCGGTACAAAGCTTTCCCTTTACTATGGCGGTGTTTGAAAAAGATCCTTTTTTCCTTTCTACCTATCTTGGTATAAAGGTGGAGGGTATTCTGGGTTTTGAATTCTTTAACAGCTTTTCTGTTAAAATCAATTACCTCAACAAAACAATATCGCTTTTCCCGCCAGGTAATTATAATCCGCCAGGAGGCTATACTGCCGTTCCGATAACCCTGCAGCTGAATAAGCCATTTATAAAGGCTGTTTGTGAGATTAACGAAAACCAAAATGTTCCTATCGATCTATTGGTAGATATTGGGGCAGGCTTTCCTCTTTCATTAGAAAAAAAATCAGATTCCCGCATTACGGTTCCTGCCCTGCATATTGAAACTCAGCTGGGCATGGGATTAAGCGGGATTATCCATGGCAGCCTGGCGAGAATACAGAAGCTGGAGATAGCAGGATTTAAATTTAAAAACATAGTAACCTCCTTTCCCGATTTTGGAGACTGGCAAAATACCTCTGAAACGGGTGATAGAAATGGAAGCATCGGAAACTTTTTACTCAGGAGATTTACGGTGGTGTTTGATTATCAGAATTCCAAACTTTATCTCAAGCCGAATTCACAATACCGTGCAGCATTTGTTTATGATCGTACAGGAATTGAATTAGTTGGTGGAGGGGATGATTATTCCAGCTTTGTGGTGTCCAATGTAAAGCAGAATTCACCTGCTTCAGAAGCAGGCATACACGAGGATGATATTGTACTGGAAGTTAACTTTCAGCCGGTAAAAAATTTTGATTTGGGTGGGATTGACCATATTCTCAGTGATCCCGGATCCAAAGGCGTTTGGCTAAAGTTGAGACGAGGTGAAGAAGATATCTATGTGCTCATTAAAATGAGAGACCTTATCTGATTCCTTATGAAAATGCAGGGCTTAAATCACTTCAGCAACCACATACGTACTGCCTCCTGCATAGATAAGATCTTCTTCTACCGCATTTTTTTTTGCAGCTTCAAACGCCACTGAAACGGAAGGATAACTATCACCTTGCAGGCCACTTTCATTTGCAGCCTGGCGTAATGATTCTGCATCAAGCCCCCGGGGAATATCGGGGCAACAAAAATAGTAATGCGCTTCTTTAGGAAAAAGAACAAGGATTTTCGAAAGGGCCTTTTCTTTCACAAAACCTAAGACCAGATGCAGGTTTTTCACCGGATAAGTTTTTAACTGCTGCATTGCATATTGCAGGCCTGCCTCATTGTGCGCCACATCGGCTATTATAAGAGGATGCTCCGAAAGGATATCCCACCTGCCCCGCAAGCCTGTGAGCTTTTTAACGTTGGCCAATCCCTGGTAAAGATCATCATCAGAAATAGTAAAGTCAATCTGCTGTAATAGCTCAACTGTCTGCAACACGGTAACCACATTTTTTTCCTGGTAATAGCCGGTTAAGTCGAGCTCAAATATTTTCGAAAATGAGTCATCATATTTTTTTATAAGATTCAATTTCAATTTTTCATTATTTGAAGAAGTCCGGATAAATTCAGCATGCGTAATAGCATAATTTTGATCTGCAAAAAAGATTGCTGCGTTACGTTCAATTGCCGTGTCGAGGAATACGCCGGCTGCACTTTTAATTTTGTTTTTTTCTGAAGTGCTTTCCACTGATTGAATGATATTTCCTGAAATTTCTTTTTCTAATTCTTTCTCCGGTCCAATTTTATCTGTTTGAGATTCGCCTATAACTACCGGGATATTTTTTTTTATAATTCCTGCTTTTTCAACAGCAATCTTTTCTATGGTGTCGCCAAGGAGATCCATG
It includes:
- a CDS encoding ammonium transporter; amino-acid sequence: MQTTFDSGITGFMLLATSLVMLMTPGLAFFYGGLAGKRNILGIMIQSFVSMGITTILWYFVGYSLCFSGGEGGIIGNLDKAMMAGVTLNSAFSGNPKLPEFVFMAYQMMFAIITPALITGAFINRVTFKAYLIFLVMWQLLVYYPFVHMIWGGGLLAKWGVLDFAGGIVVHAIAGFAALASVIYVGKRRNTENKPNSIPLIALGTGLLWFGWYGFNAGSALDVNAITGLAFLNTDVAASFAAITWLIIEWSTSKKPKFVGLLTGAVAGLATITPAAGYVSLSSAVIIGIASGMICYLAVHIKNRVGWDDALDVWGVHGMGGVVGIIMLGIFATTAVNPAGAQGLMAGNATFFIKQVAAAIGSAVYAFIFTYCMLAAINLVTRVRVSGEDEDTGLDAAIHGEIAYDEGVI
- a CDS encoding aspartyl protease family protein codes for the protein MAVCRFFHVYHSFVCRFLFSVLLIFFIHGATAQTYFQFSSNTHRATIPFKFYRNLIIVPVIVNGHGPYNFVLDSGVGISTITDPDLIGELNLQLGKKITIRGLGDQQPAVAYLSSGIIVAMQSVQSFPFTMAVFEKDPFFLSTYLGIKVEGILGFEFFNSFSVKINYLNKTISLFPPGNYNPPGGYTAVPITLQLNKPFIKAVCEINENQNVPIDLLVDIGAGFPLSLEKKSDSRITVPALHIETQLGMGLSGIIHGSLARIQKLEIAGFKFKNIVTSFPDFGDWQNTSETGDRNGSIGNFLLRRFTVVFDYQNSKLYLKPNSQYRAAFVYDRTGIELVGGGDDYSSFVVSNVKQNSPASEAGIHEDDIVLEVNFQPVKNFDLGGIDHILSDPGSKGVWLKLRRGEEDIYVLIKMRDLI
- a CDS encoding bifunctional folylpolyglutamate synthase/dihydrofolate synthase, which translates into the protein MNYEEAVQFLYQQLPMFSRIGAAAYKKDLTNTLLLCDLLGNPENKFKSIHIAGTNGKGSVSHMLAAILQQSGYKTGLYTSPHLKDFRERIRINGIMIPEGTVIDFVEQYRNDVIKIGCSFFEWSVGLAFKYFAEEKVDIAVIETGLGGRLDSTNVIFPLVSVITNISYDHMDLLGDTIEKIAVEKAGIIKKNIPVVIGESQTDKIGPEKELEKEISGNIIQSVESTSEKNKIKSAAGVFLDTAIERNAAIFFADQNYAITHAEFIRTSSNNEKLKLNLIKKYDDSFSKIFELDLTGYYQEKNVVTVLQTVELLQQIDFTISDDDLYQGLANVKKLTGLRGRWDILSEHPLIIADVAHNEAGLQYAMQQLKTYPVKNLHLVLGFVKEKALSKILVLFPKEAHYYFCCPDIPRGLDAESLRQAANESGLQGDSYPSVSVAFEAAKKNAVEEDLIYAGGSTYVVAEVI